From Xiphophorus maculatus strain JP 163 A chromosome 12, X_maculatus-5.0-male, whole genome shotgun sequence, the proteins below share one genomic window:
- the LOC102217822 gene encoding rab5 GDP/GTP exchange factor-like gives MWTDKQRGLRVSQEELLCKNACGYYGNPAWKGFCSKCWRERSRPPGSQRQDTRPSSDGAPPTFSKFEEKKNIEKGRRISTVRRLFWGSSSPPKPQETSESHTKMLKAYESLEPGDFTGFLKILRSPSSQRLQSRCTAFLNTMEAYHNLQIQKQSDLVQDFYQSFAEYFRSFPETQVTQIMEHVEKLIMTRLHKWVFCHDSCDDEQKDLALQRRIRSLNWVTPQMLSVPFPDEDTPVTGDPFLPAITAIIEMDAKRAPQDKLACVSKCSQHIFEALSTSNNEPANADDFLTSLVYVVLKANPPRLHSNMQYMIRFGLPHSLMAGESGYYFTNLSCAVAFIEKLDGPALNLSPEQFDGYMRGQRAPAALKRQQKANGTQKLLEELQGRQEKLHQGVDALNMHLQKWVQVVNSQLDEATSQFDKVQKEITAQTEASEVVTSSAEDGSQQKEEEQ, from the exons ATGTGGACAGACAAACAAAGAGGGCTCAGAGTTTCCCAGGAGGAGCTGCTTTGCAAGAACGCCTGTGGGTATTATGGAAACCCAGCATGGAAAGGCTTCTGCTCCAAGTGCTGGAGAGAGAGATCACGCCCACCTGGATCACAAAGACAAGACACGAG ACCCAGCAGCGATGGAGCCCCACCCACATTCTCCAAATttgaggagaagaaaaacattgagaAGGGTCGACGAATAAGCACAGTGAGGCGGCTGTTCTGGGGCAGCTCTTCACCTCCAAAGCCCCAAG agaCCTCTGAAAGTCACACTAAGATGTTAAAAGCCTATGAGAGCCTTGAGCCTGGAGACTTCACTGGTTTTCTAAAGATCCTGCGGAGTCCATCTTCTCAGCGTCTGCAGTCCCGCTGCACAGCTTTCCTCAACACAATGGAGGCTTATCAT AATCTGCAAATACAGAAGCAGTCAGACCTTGTCCAGGATTTTTATCAGTcttttgctgaatattttagaa gctTCCCAGAGACTCAGGTCACTCAGATAATGGAGCATGTGGAGAAGCTTATAATGACTCGTTTGCACAAATGGGTTTTCTGCCATGACAGCTGTGATGATGAACAGAAGGACCTGGCTCTTCAGCGCCGAATACG ctcCCTAAACTGGGTCACACCACAGATGCTGAGTGTGCCTTTTCCGGATGAAGACACCCCAGTCACAGGCGACCCCTTCCTGCCTGCCATCACAG CCATAATAGAAATGGATGCCAAGCGAGCGCCGCAGGACAAGCTAGCCTGTGTGTCAAAGTGCAGTCAGCACATTTTTGAAGCGCTGTCCACCTCCAACAATGAGCCTGCAAACGCGGATGACTTCCTGACGAGCCTGGTGTATGTGGTGCTGAAAGCCAATCCGCCTCGCCTCCACTCCAACATGCAGTACATGATTCGTTTTGGCCTCCCCCACAGCCTCATGGCTGGAGAGAGCGGCTACTATTTCACAAACTTG TCCTGTGCGGTGGCTTTCATTGAGAAGCTGGACGGACCCGCACTCAACCTCAGTCCTGAGCAGTTTGACGGCTACATGCGAGGTCAGCGCGCTCCTGCTGCATTAAAGAGGCAGCAGAAGGCCAACGGCACTCAGAAGCTGCTGGAAGAGCTGCAAGGAAGGCAGGAGAAGCTGCACCAAGGTGTGGATGCTCTGAACATGCATCTGCAGAAGTGGGTCCAAGTAGTTAATTCCCAGCTGGATGAGGCAACGAGCCAGTTCGATAAGGTACAGAAGGAGATAACGGCTCAGACGGAGGCCTCTGAGGTTGTGACCTCTTCAGCTGAGGATGGATCCcaacagaaggaggaggaacAGTAG